CGTCCAAAATAATACTCATTGTCGATAAAGTAAACAGGGATACCGTCATAAATAATTCGTTCAATCCCGCAGTATTGATTGCGCCAGCCAATCGGCACGTACACTTCCGTTAAATGCTCCATTTTCGAAGTGAACTTTTCTGGAATTCCACGATACTTAGGTAAAATCACTCGAACATCCACCCCAGCACCCTTCAGCGCTTTAGGTAATGCCCCAATGACATCGGCCAGACCACCCGTTTTGACAAAAGGATGAGCTTCAGCTGCGGCAAATAAAACTTTCATGATTATTTCCCCCTTTAAAGTGTACGGATTCTCTATACGTACTTTGATCTATAACTCATTTACCTCTTTACTTTTACCCAATCTTGCCGTTTTCTTAAACACCAGGAAGCTAAGAGGCGGTAATGTTAGCTCTATGCTGTTCACCTGATTGTGCCATTCCAGCTTATTGCTCTTCTGAGGCACATTGTGCAGACCTGAACCTCCATACTCTACAGTTTCCGAGCTAAAGACTTCTTCATAAGTCCCTGGGCGCGGAACTCCAATACGATAATGTTGATGTTCAACGGGTTGGAAATTGATGATAAATAGCAATGTATCTCCAGGCTTCTTACCTCTACGCATATATGAAATAACGCTTTGTTCATTGTCATCCGCATCAATCCATTGATAACCCTCTTGGGAATGATCAAGCTCCCACAGTGCTTTCTCCGAGCGATACAGTTTATTAAGTGCAGCAGTGTAGGCGAGCATGCCGCGATGGCTGTCATAATCCAGCAGTAGCCAATCCAGCTGTTCCTGATCCTTCCACTCGATAAATTGGCCGAATTCCCCGCCCATAAACAGAAGCTTTTTACCGGGATGCGATATTTGATAACCAAGCAGTTGCCTAAGTCCTGCGAACTTTTGTTCATAAGAACCAGGCATTTTGTCCAATAACGACTTCTTGCCATGTACAACCTCATCATGTGATAACGGCAATGCATAATTTTCGGCATAAGCATAACATATTGGGAATGTTAGTAAATTATGATGATTAGGTCGCCCCCAGAAATCATGTTCTATGTAGCCTAAAGTGTCATTCATCCATCCCATATTCCATTTGTAATTAAAGCCGAGGCCACCTTCATGAACTGGCGCTGTAACTCCCGGCCAAGCACTAGATTCTTCCGCCATCATCAATGCCTTTGGAAAATAATGAAATATTGCTTTATTCAGATTCTGTATAAATTTGATGGCCTCTAAATTCTCCAAACCACCGTTCACATTACGCCGATATTGATGAGCCTGTTTTTCAAAATCGAGACGAAGCATACTCGTAACTGCATCAACACGCATTCCATCAATATGATAATACTCAAACCAAAAGAGTGCGTTAGAAATGAGGAATGAAGAAATTTCAGGCTTGCTGAAATCAAACGAAAGTGTTCCCCAGCCTGGTTTTTCCGCTAACATCGGATCTGCATATTCATATAGTGGCGAACCATCAAACATCCTTAAACCGTGTGCATCTTTTGCAAAGTGGGCCGGAACCCAATCCAGAATCACACCTATTCCAGCTTGATGCAGATGATCGATTAAATACATCAACTCATGGGGCTCACCATATCGACTCGTCGCCGCGAAATACCCAGTTCCTTGATAGCCCCAAGATAAATCGTATGGATGCTCAGCTAGCGGCATAAACTCAACATGGGTGTAGCCCATTTCCATCAGATAAGGAATTAATAAATCACTCATATCCTGATAGCTGTAAAATTCCCCATCTTCTTTTTGACGCCAAGTTCCAAAATGCATTTCATAAATGTTCATCGGTTGATGATATGGAACTTTACTCTTTCTCCGCCATGCAGCATCTCCCCAACGATAACCACTGAGATCCGTAACCACGGATGCAGTCGCCGGGCGAACCTCAGCTTTGAAGGCAAATGGATCAGCTTTTAGGAAGCTGGAGCCATCACTGGCAACAATCCTGTATTTGTAAAAAGTTCCCGGTTCTTTTCCCGGAAAAAAACGACTCCAAAATCCTGAATCGGGTATCTTATATAACGAGTCCACGTCCAGCATTCCAACCCAGCCATTATGATCACCAGCTAGTCCTACATATGTCGCATGAGGAGCCCACACGGTAAAGCGCACGCCCGTAACGCCTTCTTCAGCGGCAATGTGCGCACCCAGCATAGAATAGCTGCGATAATTGGTGCCCTCATGGAACAAATAAATATCAGCAACTGACGGAAGGGTATCGATTTTTGCTATTTCAGCCAATTCTACACCACCTTTTTTGAATGCTTGTACCTATTACATTAACCGAATATTACCATTTTGAAAATGATTTGATGTGAAAAGAAAAGATTTTCTGATAAAGAAATATTAATTGTAATTTTTCTTTTTACACAGCAATATACTTCACCTATGTCGTTTCAAGTGCTTGTCGTAAGTTTATGTTACAAGCATTGACAAAATAATGGGAGGGATAACATATGAATAACAAAAAAGATTGTATCGCCATGCTCTTGGCAGGAGGGGAAGGCCGTAGATTGGCTCCCTTGACTTCCAGTATGGCTAAGCCTGCAGTCCCTTTCGGTGGACAGTATAAAATTATTGACTTCCCGCTTAGTAATTGTGTAAACTCCAAAATTGATACAGTAGGTGTCCTGACTCAGTATGAAGCTGAATCCTTGCATGATCACATCGGTGAAGGTGAACCTTGGGGCTTACATAGTCAAAAGGACAAAGGTGTCACACTCCTTCCTTCCGGTGTTGAAGGCAGAGATAGCTATACAGGAACTGCTGATGCGATTTATAAGAACATTGAGTATATCGATAGCCGCAATCCAGAACATGTACTCATTCTATCCGGTGATCATATTTACCATATGGATTACCGTAAAATGCTGGATTATCATGTAGGGAAAGCTGCAAAAGCTACAATCTCAGTAATGGAGGTGCCATGGGATGAAGCCAGTCGTTTTGGAGTGATGAACGTAAATGATGAACTAAAAATCTCTGAGTTTGCGGAAAAACCAAAAGTACCTAAAAGTAATTTGGCTTCAATGGGTATTTACCTGTTTAAGTGGGCTTATCTGAAGGAGCACTTGTTGCGGGATGCAGCTAATCCGAATTCCAGCCATGACTTTGGTAAAGACGTTATACCAACGATGCTTGATCAGAATGATGAGTTATTCGCTTACCGCTTCAAAGGGTACTGGAGAGATGTAGGTACTGTGGGTAGTCTTTGGGAAGCGCATATGGATCTTCTGCAAAAAAACAATGGCATGAAGCTCGACAAAGCTCATTGGCCGATGTATAGCCGGAGTCGCCGGACAAAGCTTGCTGTTCATAAACCACGTGTTCAGATCCCGTCAACGGACTCTCTCGTTAATGAATTCTGCACGCAAGAAGGCAGCTTGCAACGTTCTGTAATTTTCAATGGTGTGGAAATTGGCAAGATGAGCTTGATCAAGCAAAGCGTTATTATGCCTGGTGTTCGAATTGGACGTGGAGTAGAGATCGAAAATGCCATTATTGGCGAAGGTGCAATCATTAAGGATGGGGCTGTCATCAAGGGAAGCATAAATAATATTGTAGTCGTTGGGCCTAACGAGACCGTAGCAGCTAAGCCAGCGGTTCGAAACCAACCTTCCCGTCTGTTTCAGGACGTTTATGAGAAGACAGGACGACTACGGGAAGTTCTCCCTTCATAAAAACCATTATATATATAATTACTTTATATAAAAAGGGGCTGTTGTCCTGGTCGATCATGACCAGAGCAACAGCCCCTTCGGTTGTTAGAAGTTAAATCTTATGAAATTTTGGAGTGCTGACCATTCTTTATCTAAAATGCTCAATTCCACACAATCTACATATTGATCCCCAAACAACGCCGCTTCGCGTTGAACACCTTCCCGCTTAAAGCCCACACCTTCATAGGATTTCAGGGTAACGGTGTTGAAAGCGAAAGCACCAAGGGAAAGACGATGCATACCCAAGCTCTCAAATCCGATCCGGAGCATTTCATTCATCATCCTTGTTCCAAAACCTCTACCCTGATAATCAGGATCTACTACTACTCTGCCAATACGTGCAGATCGATTCGACCGGTCTATGGTTGAAAAGCTGATGTGACCCACGACCTGATGAGTAGCTTCGAGCACCGCACAGAAGATAAGGCGATCGGAATTCACTGGATGATTAGCACCGCTTAAATACTTAGTAAGCTGGTCATCATCAAGAGGAAAAGTAAATGAAGGTCCAGCCCACTGCTTCAGATACTCAGGTGAGATACTCCATCGTTTCAAGTGTTCAAAGTCCGATTCGGAAATAAATCTAAGAATCAGACGATCGGGATCAGGTTGCTCCTCATAATGCTCATACAGGTTCACTAAACGACCATTTCCCATATCGTTAGTGCCTATATAATGAAAACCCATGCTTTGATAATAACGATTGAGTTTAATGTTGTGAGCGACGGTATCAAATCTGAGTCCTCTGCAGCCAAGTTCTTTGGCTCGCACCACAGCATATTTAAGCATATGCTGACCAAGTCCCTGACTGCGGTGTGAACCCGCCACAGCCAATCTATGCAAATAAGCATAAGACTCATCATTTTTGCTTCCCCAGTATTGAGGATCACTGAATTGTAACGTGAACATTCCAACTACAGCATCATCATCAAGCGCAAGATAAACATGCCTGTCGGTGAAATAGCCTGTGATATCATTCTCATTAAATTGGCCCGAGGTCCATTGCTTAATCCCATTTAACTCCATCCAATTTGCTGCTTCCTGCAGCAACCTCAAGATATCACCTGTCCGATCGGGTTCTCCGCGAACAATCTTAATTGAGTTCCCCAAGACTTCCACTTCCATACCTCCTAGACATCTGATTCAGGCAAGGTAGCTTGATTGTGTGCTACTTGATCTGAACTGACCTCAGGCAGCTTCTCAGTAAGTGGCAACACTACGGTAACTTCAGTTCCGCTTCCAAGCTCACTTTCCATTTCGAGCTTCCCGTTATGAAGTTCCACGATTTGTTGGGAGATGGCTAGTCCTAAACCCGTTCCTCCGTTCAACGCATCCACTTGAAAGAAACGGTCTTTAACTCTGGAGATATGTGCATCACTAATACCTATTCCACTATCACGCACCATGATAGCAGTCTCTGTAGCTGACAGTCTCTTCGCAGACAATTCTATACTGGAATCCTCATGGGAGAATTTCACCGCATTGTCTACCAGATTCAAGAACACTTGCTTTAGACGATTGGCATCTCCTTTTACAAAGATTCCATCTTCACATTCTAGGAGCAAGTGGATTCGTTTCTTCTCTGC
The window above is part of the Paenibacillus sp. FSL K6-0276 genome. Proteins encoded here:
- the glgB gene encoding 1,4-alpha-glucan branching protein GlgB encodes the protein MAEIAKIDTLPSVADIYLFHEGTNYRSYSMLGAHIAAEEGVTGVRFTVWAPHATYVGLAGDHNGWVGMLDVDSLYKIPDSGFWSRFFPGKEPGTFYKYRIVASDGSSFLKADPFAFKAEVRPATASVVTDLSGYRWGDAAWRRKSKVPYHQPMNIYEMHFGTWRQKEDGEFYSYQDMSDLLIPYLMEMGYTHVEFMPLAEHPYDLSWGYQGTGYFAATSRYGEPHELMYLIDHLHQAGIGVILDWVPAHFAKDAHGLRMFDGSPLYEYADPMLAEKPGWGTLSFDFSKPEISSFLISNALFWFEYYHIDGMRVDAVTSMLRLDFEKQAHQYRRNVNGGLENLEAIKFIQNLNKAIFHYFPKALMMAEESSAWPGVTAPVHEGGLGFNYKWNMGWMNDTLGYIEHDFWGRPNHHNLLTFPICYAYAENYALPLSHDEVVHGKKSLLDKMPGSYEQKFAGLRQLLGYQISHPGKKLLFMGGEFGQFIEWKDQEQLDWLLLDYDSHRGMLAYTAALNKLYRSEKALWELDHSQEGYQWIDADDNEQSVISYMRRGKKPGDTLLFIINFQPVEHQHYRIGVPRPGTYEEVFSSETVEYGGSGLHNVPQKSNKLEWHNQVNSIELTLPPLSFLVFKKTARLGKSKEVNEL
- a CDS encoding glucose-1-phosphate adenylyltransferase, which translates into the protein MNNKKDCIAMLLAGGEGRRLAPLTSSMAKPAVPFGGQYKIIDFPLSNCVNSKIDTVGVLTQYEAESLHDHIGEGEPWGLHSQKDKGVTLLPSGVEGRDSYTGTADAIYKNIEYIDSRNPEHVLILSGDHIYHMDYRKMLDYHVGKAAKATISVMEVPWDEASRFGVMNVNDELKISEFAEKPKVPKSNLASMGIYLFKWAYLKEHLLRDAANPNSSHDFGKDVIPTMLDQNDELFAYRFKGYWRDVGTVGSLWEAHMDLLQKNNGMKLDKAHWPMYSRSRRTKLAVHKPRVQIPSTDSLVNEFCTQEGSLQRSVIFNGVEIGKMSLIKQSVIMPGVRIGRGVEIENAIIGEGAIIKDGAVIKGSINNIVVVGPNETVAAKPAVRNQPSRLFQDVYEKTGRLREVLPS
- a CDS encoding GNAT family N-acetyltransferase, encoding MEVLGNSIKIVRGEPDRTGDILRLLQEAANWMELNGIKQWTSGQFNENDITGYFTDRHVYLALDDDAVVGMFTLQFSDPQYWGSKNDESYAYLHRLAVAGSHRSQGLGQHMLKYAVVRAKELGCRGLRFDTVAHNIKLNRYYQSMGFHYIGTNDMGNGRLVNLYEHYEEQPDPDRLILRFISESDFEHLKRWSISPEYLKQWAGPSFTFPLDDDQLTKYLSGANHPVNSDRLIFCAVLEATHQVVGHISFSTIDRSNRSARIGRVVVDPDYQGRGFGTRMMNEMLRIGFESLGMHRLSLGAFAFNTVTLKSYEGVGFKREGVQREAALFGDQYVDCVELSILDKEWSALQNFIRFNF